In Planococcus citri chromosome 4, ihPlaCitr1.1, whole genome shotgun sequence, the genomic window TAATGATTATTTCGAGAGAACTCCGGTAACAAAACAAGTTCGTAACATATTTATCACTCACCTACTTATTTATGCATGTACTTACTCATTTGGATACATTGTCAACTTAATCCATTCTCGCAGGATATTCATTATACTGGAAAACTACACTACTTGAAGTCTCTAAGACAGATACTAAATATCAATGAGAATCGTCCGTTACTACCGTTTAATTCTAGTGGTTGTAATtctcaaaatgaagaaataaagaGCCACTGGCCAGTCAATCCACGTACCAAGCCTATGGTAAAACCACAAAAGGCAGTTCTCGATTTACCtggtattaaaaataatatacgtgagtaaatttgatgaaattcaagttcaaaaaaccaaatattTGAATGCTCAGTTGCTACTGAATTTTTATGTCATCTTTTAGAATACAATGTTGTGCACTGGAGTTCTAATGATTACATCGTTGCAGCTTTGAGACAGAATATTTATTTATGGCACGTTCCTACTTCAATTATAGCTCATAATTTATCCAATATTTGTCCCATTAGCGCGTTACGATTGGATAGGTTAGGCAATCGAATGGCATATGCACAGAAAAcaatactttttggaaaactaATCGTAAGACAATTTTCTTAAATCGCTTTGCCTATTCTTATGGATAAAGTTGCCTCAATTttaatataaataatttttcagatgtGGGATGTAAAAAAAGCCAAAGAAGTCTGTTCCATAAGAGGTCCCTGTGATCATGAATGTTTCATATCATGCATTGATTGGCACCACAGCAATGCCTATCTAGTCATGTGAGTTAATTTCACTTATGAAAAAGTTGCCCACCTGTACCTACATACTAAGCAGTGTTTAATTTACACATTTTACAttcatctagatcttgtaaaatgGGAAACTTAGCATTGCTGACCCctgatttgaaaataattactctGCGAAAAAAAGCGCACGGATTATACGCTATTATTCGAGTGAAATTTTCTCCACATGGTAATTACTTAGCATCAAGCGGTGAAGATGCAAAAATCAATATATGGACAGTGCCACAGCTACAAATTATTCATCAACATTGCGAAGTGTACATGAGTCGAGTAAACTAGTTCAAAtattaaatacgagtacatagaatacgaatttccataaatttaaaaaaatgtaaatttctttCAGGGAATATCCTGGCATCCTTGGAGATCATCTTATTTATGTTACGGTACT contains:
- the LOC135842791 gene encoding protein cortex-like gives rise to the protein MSSDRFMVNRRNLQIDESNYWLHNHNSSTLINDYFERTPVTKQDIHYTGKLHYLKSLRQILNINENRPLLPFNSSGCNSQNEEIKSHWPVNPRTKPMVKPQKAVLDLPGIKNNIQYNVVHWSSNDYIVAALRQNIYLWHVPTSIIAHNLSNICPISALRLDRLGNRMAYAQKTILFGKLIMWDVKKAKEVCSIRGPCDHECFISCIDWHHSNAYLVISCKMGNLALLTPDLKIITLRKKAHGLYAIIRVKFSPHGNYLASSGEDAKINIWTVPQLQIIHQHCEVYMSRGISWHPWRSSYLCYGTFGGKIALMNTSLGKNLYESEDHNTIIYDLSFNRTTAELVTSHAVIESYHNYRYTSQINVLARINRTVDRFIGHTGRILYLEWSPDDTTLASAGTDETIYLWKFMENATKQLKHKKLDFFNFDVLI